From the Lathyrus oleraceus cultivar Zhongwan6 chromosome 4, CAAS_Psat_ZW6_1.0, whole genome shotgun sequence genome, one window contains:
- the LOC127138754 gene encoding pectin acetylesterase 10 isoform X2, which translates to MAMCQTNKSFVGMKVLCVFVFIGFVIVEGLENGNVTEMQFVRGRGFYNRPLMVGLTLINGAAAKGAVCLDGSLPAYHFHRGYGSGSNSWLIHLEGGGWCGTIRNCIYSKKTRHGSSYFMEKQIPFIGILSSKAEENPDFYNWNRVKVRYCDGASFSGDSQNEAAGLYFRGQRIWQAAMEDLMSKGMRYAKQALLSGCSAGGLSAILHCDEFRELFPRTTRVKCFSDGGLFLDSVDVSGRRSLRNLFGSVVNLHGVHNSLPRSCTSRLNPILCFFPQRLIASVRTPLFLLNAAYDTWQKKLRTLQLATDTISTRFSKPDA; encoded by the exons ATGGCAATGTGCCAAACAAACAAGAGTTTTGTTGGCATGAAGGTGTTATGTGTGTTTGTGTTCATAGGTTTTGTGATTGTGGAAGGTTTAGAGAATGGTAATGTCACAGAGATGCAGTTTGTTAGAGGAAGAGGTTTCTACAATAGACCTTTGATGGTTGGTCTTACTCTTATCAATGGAGCTGCTGCTAAAGGAGCTG TTTGTCTGGATGGATCTTTACCGGCTTACCACTTCCATCGCGGATACGGTTCAGGATCAAACAGTTGGTTGATACATCTAGAG GGAGGAGGCTGGTGTGGAACTATCAGAAACTGTATTTACAGTAAGAAAACGCGGCACGGTTCATCCTATTTTATGGAAAAACAAATACCGTTTATCGGAATATTGAGCAGCAAAGCCGAGGAAAATCCAG ATTTTTACAATTGGAATCGAGTAAAAGTTCGTTATTGTGACGGGGCATCGTTTAGCGGAGACAGTCAAAATGAG GCAGCAGGGTTGTATTTCAGAGGGCAGCGCATTTGGCAGGCTGCAATGGAAGATTTAATGTCGAAAGGAATGCGATATGCCAAACAG GCTCTTCTATCCGGATGTTCTGCGGGAGGTTTATCAGCTATACTACATTGCGATGAGTTCCGGGAATTGTTTCCAAGAACCACTAGAGTAAAGTGCTTTAGCGATGGTGGATTATTCCTTGACTC CGTTGATGTATCTGGCCGTCGTAGTTTAAGGAATTTGTTTGGAAGTGTAGTCAACTTACACGGTGTGCATAATAGCCTTCCGAGGAGTTGCACCAGTCGCCTCAATCCAATTTTG TGCTTTTTCCCGCAGCGTTTAATCGCGAGTGTTAGGACCCCGCTATTTCTTCTCAATGCAGCTTATGATACTTGGCAG AAAAAACTACGCACGCTGCAGTTGGCCACAGATACAATTTCTACAAG GTTTTCGAAACCAGATGCTTAG
- the LOC127138754 gene encoding pectin acetylesterase 10 isoform X1 — MAMCQTNKSFVGMKVLCVFVFIGFVIVEGLENGNVTEMQFVRGRGFYNRPLMVGLTLINGAAAKGAVCLDGSLPAYHFHRGYGSGSNSWLIHLEGGGWCGTIRNCIYSKKTRHGSSYFMEKQIPFIGILSSKAEENPDFYNWNRVKVRYCDGASFSGDSQNEAAGLYFRGQRIWQAAMEDLMSKGMRYAKQALLSGCSAGGLSAILHCDEFRELFPRTTRVKCFSDGGLFLDSVDVSGRRSLRNLFGSVVNLHGVHNSLPRSCTSRLNPILCFFPQRLIASVRTPLFLLNAAYDTWQIQASLAPPSADYRWNWFECRKNYARCSWPQIQFLQGFRNQMLRVTRRFSWSRQNGLFINSCFAHCQSERQDTWFARGSPHIGNKGIADSVGNWFFDRVGVQAIGCAYPCDKTCHNLVFN, encoded by the exons ATGGCAATGTGCCAAACAAACAAGAGTTTTGTTGGCATGAAGGTGTTATGTGTGTTTGTGTTCATAGGTTTTGTGATTGTGGAAGGTTTAGAGAATGGTAATGTCACAGAGATGCAGTTTGTTAGAGGAAGAGGTTTCTACAATAGACCTTTGATGGTTGGTCTTACTCTTATCAATGGAGCTGCTGCTAAAGGAGCTG TTTGTCTGGATGGATCTTTACCGGCTTACCACTTCCATCGCGGATACGGTTCAGGATCAAACAGTTGGTTGATACATCTAGAG GGAGGAGGCTGGTGTGGAACTATCAGAAACTGTATTTACAGTAAGAAAACGCGGCACGGTTCATCCTATTTTATGGAAAAACAAATACCGTTTATCGGAATATTGAGCAGCAAAGCCGAGGAAAATCCAG ATTTTTACAATTGGAATCGAGTAAAAGTTCGTTATTGTGACGGGGCATCGTTTAGCGGAGACAGTCAAAATGAG GCAGCAGGGTTGTATTTCAGAGGGCAGCGCATTTGGCAGGCTGCAATGGAAGATTTAATGTCGAAAGGAATGCGATATGCCAAACAG GCTCTTCTATCCGGATGTTCTGCGGGAGGTTTATCAGCTATACTACATTGCGATGAGTTCCGGGAATTGTTTCCAAGAACCACTAGAGTAAAGTGCTTTAGCGATGGTGGATTATTCCTTGACTC CGTTGATGTATCTGGCCGTCGTAGTTTAAGGAATTTGTTTGGAAGTGTAGTCAACTTACACGGTGTGCATAATAGCCTTCCGAGGAGTTGCACCAGTCGCCTCAATCCAATTTTG TGCTTTTTCCCGCAGCGTTTAATCGCGAGTGTTAGGACCCCGCTATTTCTTCTCAATGCAGCTTATGATACTTGGCAG ATTCAAGCTAGTCTAGCTCCACCGTCTGCTGACTATCGTTGGAATTGGTTTGAATGCAGAAAAAACTACGCACGCTGCAGTTGGCCACAGATACAATTTCTACAAG GTTTTCGAAACCAGATGCTTAGAGTTACAAGACGATTCTCATGGTCGCGCCAAAACGGATTATTCATTAATTCGTGTTTTGCTCACTGTCAATCCGAAAGACAGGATACATGGTTTGCTCGCGGTTCTCCTCATATTGGAAATAAA GGTATCGCGGATTCTGTCGGGAACTGGTTTTTCGACCGAGTCGGTGTTCAAGCCATAGGCTGTGCTTACCCTTGTGACAAAACCTGTCATAATTTGGTTTTCAACTAA